AGTTTATCATAATTTACAAAGAATTTATTACAAAGGAAAAGTTGAAGCTGACAGAACACAAGAAAGATTTTTTGACAGGTTGGTTAAACAGAGTTCAGAGAAAGGAGGAGTATTTGAAAGATTGGGATAAGGAAAATGTAGGGACTGAAAATAAGAAATATTGAAGTAATGAAAGCTGCAATTGAAAACAGTCCGTATGATTTTAGAATTACGAGTGGAGCAAGAACAACAGAAGAACAAAAAGCATTATTTGCGTTAGGAAGAACTAAACCAGGGAAAATTGTAACATATGCCAATGGTGTTACTTCAAAATCTAATCATCAAATTAAAAGTGATGGATTTGGACATGCAGTTGATATATTTTTAACAGGAGTTTATGAAAACGGAAGTTATCGAAAATTTTCAGAACAGGAAGGTTACGATGTTAAAAGATTGAAAGATGTTGCAGATCATATCTTGGCAGTTGCAAAATCCAAAAACATTAACATCGGATGGGGTGGAAACTGGAAAAAGAAAGATACGCCACATTTTGAACTAAAATAATGTGCAAATGGCTTGAATACAAGCTGAATTTGAACGTTAAAAATAATTTTGGATAAATAGGTTGGCTAGCAAGATAAAGTTTGTTGTATAGCTTGCTGGATAGCTTAAAATTGATGTTAATTAAAATAAGAAAAGGGAGAGATAAAAATGGATAAACAGTTACAAGTAATTTTAATAGGGATGTTAGTGGATTTCACTAGAAAAGAAATACTAGAAAAGGAGATAATCTTTGGGGCTAAAAAAGGAATAGAAAACTAGAAGCTGTTAAAAATAACTTTTGGAAAGTTTAAGGAATTTGTAAAAAAGGCACAGGAGATAAACAACCCATACATTCCTGATGATATTGAGAGCTTTACTGAAGATTTATTACTGAAAGGTGCTGAAGCACTTGAAAAAACTGTAAATGTGGATGAAATAATACACAAAATACTTGGAGAAGAAAAAACAGCAATAGGAATATAAGGAGCATAATTAATGATAGAGGACTTAAAAGTAATAATAGACAATCACGGACTTTTCTTATACTTTTCTTTTCAGGAGTGCTGTTTGGAGTAGTGGCACAGAAGATGGTAGACAATCAGCCAGTAAAACCATATGTTAAGCGTATAGCCGTCGCTGGAATGACAATGGCGATTGCTCTATCCCTTAATAAAGTGGTGGGTCATTTCAACGCTGGGTTTCTGTATCCGTGGAGTCCTGTCTTGGGATTTTTCGGAGAAGCTCTGCTAGAAACAGTAAATCAGAAAAGATATGGTATAAGCACTGGATTTTTGGAACTTTTACTGGAAAAGTTTGGATTTGTGAAGAAACGGAGTGATAAAAATGAAAACATATCACAGAAGTCGTAAATTTCTTATAGTAATGTTAGGGTTAGTTTTTTTAAACTCAGTTCTGACATTAAAATTAAGAGGATATCAAAGAAAAGAAAATTTGACAATGATAAAAACAGAATTAAGGAATAAATATCCTGAGCAGCTTTTTAGTTACATAGAAGAAAATCAAAAGAGAGGATTTGTATCTTTTGATTGGGACTAATGCAATAGTCTTAATCATGATAGTGGGATTTGATCGTTTCGGAGTTTTTGAAGAAACAGATGAGACTGTAAAAGCTAATAAGAAAAAAATAAAAAAAAAGAATAGGAATATTTATATAGGGCAGTCGTAAAGATTGCCCTGTCTTTTATTGACTAACTAAGAAAGTAGTGATATAATTAGTTATCAACCTATCTGGAGGATCTCTATTGAAAATAATCATAAATGTAGTAGTATACTCTGCATTTTTATCGATGCATATGAAAAAGGAAGTACTTTTATGAAGATGATTTTTAATTTAGGGAATGGTGCGGTATGAGGGAGTTTCAGGTAGAAAAGTTGACAGCACCATTAATCCCTCACCAGTAAATAAGAATTTTAATATATATTAGACAGTTGATTGACTGTCTTTTTGTAGTTGTAAAAGTAAAAGAATGATGTAAAATAATAAAGAAAATGAAATAAAGGAGTTGGTCAAAATTTGTATCAATAAGATAAGTGAGGATATTGTAAAAGATTTTAAAATAGATGGGAAAAATGAAGATTTAAAATATTATGAGGACGTTTTCAATGTGAATGATTTTATTAAACAAGAAAAATTTTAATTTTAGGATATAAAGGCACAGGAAAAACATATTTTTAAAAAAAAGTAAGAGAAATTAAAGAAGAAAATAATTTTAAAATTATTAATTGCAATATGGAAAAGTTTTATCTTATTTTGAATAAATTAGATAAAACTAAGATAGAAAATATAAGAAAAGAATTAGATATGATTTGGAAATTTATGATTTTTATTGAAATCTTTAAGAGAATAAAAGATGAAAAATGAATGGAGAAAATAGAAAAATCTTAAGTTAATAAATAAATTTTTGCAAAAAAATAGTTTTCTTTTGAACCTATCTTCTGATAAGATAATAAGTAAAATTATAGAAAGAGAAATCGAAACACAAATTGAAACCAATTTACTTGAAAAATTATTTTCTACTATAAAAAATAGATTTAATTTAAAAGAACAGAAAAGTTCTGTAAAAGCAGAATACTATGATTTTTTGGAAGATTTTGAAGAAAAAACATCATCAATTTTGAGTGAATGTACATTTGGAATAGGAATTTTTTTGATGAATTGGATTCTAAGTTTGAAAAGGTACTGAAAATGAAAGAATATTACTTTCGTTATTAGAAGAAACCAAAAGATTAAATTATGAATATGAAAATCTCGATATTTTTGTATGTTTGAGAACAGAAATATTTGAATTGTTAAATTCTCCTGATTTAAACAAAATAAAAGAAGATAAATCAATTACCTTTAAATGGGATAGACGGACCTTATTAAAAGTAATAAAAAAGAGACTTGGAGAAGACAATGAATCTGACTCTGAGTTTATAAAAAAATATTTTGAAAGTAACAAAAAAAGAATAAATTTAAAAAACAATAAAAAGAAAATAGAAATTTTTAAATATATATTAAACAAAACGAGATACAGACCAAGAGATGTAGTTGCATTCTTTAAATATGTTTTTGAAAATAATCCAGAAATCCCTATAATTAATGAAACGTTGGATAAAGAATATGGTTATTCCAATTATTTGTATCAAGAAATCAAAAATGAATTATCCGGATTTTATGATAATAGAAAAATAGAGGATATATTCAATAAAATAAAAAAATTCAATAAGAGTGCTTTTATCATTAAAGATTTTTTAAAAGAAAATAGAATAGATAAGAAGCAAAAAGAGTTTTATTTGAATTTTTTTAAGAAATTATACGATTTAGGTATTATAAATATTGTGCAAATACAAAATGGACATAAGGAAAATATTTTAAATTATAATATTGATGGTTCATATTTATTAGATGAAAAATGTTTTGTAGCAATAAACTACGGATTAAGAAATCATCTAAAATTATATAATCCAGATAGCAATAATTAAAAAATGCCTTGCAATTCTAAGCGGCTGCTGAATCACAAGGCGATATACTAAAAGTATTTATCAGTTTTATTTATGTTTTAATTATAGCATATTTTCTTAAAATGTCAACCAA
The DNA window shown above is from Leptotrichia wadei and carries:
- a CDS encoding P-loop ATPase, Sll1717 family, translated to MLLSLLEETKRLNYEYENLDIFVCLRTEIFELLNSPDLNKIKEDKSITFKWDRRTLLKVIKKRLGEDNESDSEFIKKYFESNKKRINLKNNKKKIEIFKYILNKTRYRPRDVVAFFKYVFENNPEIPIINETLDKEYGYSNYLYQEIKNELSGFYDNRKIEDIFNKIKKFNKSAFIIKDFLKENRIDKKQKEFYLNFFKKLYDLGIINIVQIQNGHKENILNYNIDGSYLLDEKCFVAINYGLRNHLKLYNPDSNN
- a CDS encoding M15 family metallopeptidase, translating into MKAAIENSPYDFRITSGARTTEEQKALFALGRTKPGKIVTYANGVTSKSNHQIKSDGFGHAVDIFLTGVYENGSYRKFSEQEGYDVKRLKDVADHILAVAKSKNINIGWGGNWKKKDTPHFELK